AATACTTTTGAACACTCTTTTGTAATGACTCGTTCTATGTCTAATTTACAAAAGTTGGTTTGGCTGTTGCCTTTCTACGTGTTTGGTATTTGCCTGCCAAAAGCGGTGCAGGGGGCGGATGTGACGCCCCAGCCCCGCCCCGCACTAGGCATGAATCTGGCCGGTCCGGCGGATTGGAGCACCGAACTGCCGTTTGTCGATGTGTTTCGCCTGTCGCGGGAATGGATCAGCCAGCGGAAGGGGGCGGAATGGGGCAAAGGGCCCGCGCTGGCCCTGGATGAACAGGGCTGGGTCAAACAGCTAGAGCCTGATTGCTTTGCCGAGACTGCGCTCTGCACGATCGATGGCGGCCATTACCCCAGCGGACCCTGGACTGTCCTTTGGGAAGGCGAGGGAAAACTCGAATTATCCAAAGGGAAAGTCACCGTTACCGAGCGTAATCGTTTGGTGGTCAATATCGACGCCGCTGGTGGGGGATTTTTTCTACGCTTGCTGGCCACCAATCCCGCCAAGCCGGTTCGTAATATCCAAGTTCTCATGCCCAGCGTGACCGCCGCCCAAGCGGCCAAGAACCCCTGGAATCCCAAATTTTTGAACCTCTGGCGAGGCATGGCCTGCCTGCGGTTCATGGATCTGCAATTGACAAATAACTCTCCCCAAAAGCACTGGGCCGATCGCCCCCGGGTTTCCGACGCCACGTTCACCCGCCGGGGCGTGCCCGTGGAGTTGTTGTGCGACTTGGCCAATCGCCAGCAAGCCGACGCGTGGTTTTGCCTGCCGCATCAGGCCGATGATGAGTATGTGCGGGAATTTGCCAAAGTGGTGCGAGAGCGGCTTGACCCCCAGCTGCGCGCGTACATCGAATACTCCAACGAAGTCTGGAATGGCCAGTTCGAGCAACACCGCTATGCGGGCGAACAGGGGCAGCGGCTAAAACTGGCCGAAAAACCCTGGGAAGCGGCCTGGTACTTTACCGCGTATCGTTCGGGACAAATTTTTGACATTTGGGAAGAAGTTTTTGGGGGCCGGACCCGGTTGGTGCGGGTGCTGGCCAGTCAGGCGGGGAACAGTTATGTCGCCGAACAGATTGTTAATTGGCGCGATGCCAATCGCCAAGTAGTCGAGGCCGATGTCCTGGCGATTGCGCCGTATATTTCGCTAAATTTACCCAACGAGGGCGAAAACCTTACCGCCGCGGAAGTCGCCCAATGGTCGGTAGAACAATTGCTTGATCATGTGGAACAACAGGCCTTGCCGGAATGCATCGACTGGATGCGGCAGCATCAAAAAATCGCCACGGAACGCGGATTGAAACTTGTCGCCTATGAGGCAGGTCAGCATTTTGTGGGCGTGGCCGGGGGCGAAAATAACGAGGCCTTGACCAAATTATTATTAGCGGCCAACCGGCATCCGCATTTGGAACGGATTTATACAGCGTACTTTGCGGGTTGGGAGGCTAACGGCGGGGATTTGCTGTGCTATTTTTCCAGCGTGGGGCAATGGAGCAAATGGGGAAGCTGGGGCGTCGTGGAACACCTGGACGAGGATGTAAACAAATCGCCCAAGCTGCGGGGGGTGCTGAGGTGGGGAACGCGTGTGAATGAACAGTTAAAAGTTAAGAAATAACAAAGAAGTACACAGAGAAATGCGCTTTCTAGCTTAATCTAACGCGGCTAGCAATTTGTAAAATGAGCGAAGAATTAATGGTTAATCGCGATATGACATAACCGCGTTGCGGTAGGATTTTTGGCTTTCGGTATTCCCTGGGTAGCCGCTGCGCGGCAACCCAGGGCTGAGTTTCGCAACCGCGTTGCGGTACCCAGATACCGCAACGCGGTTCTGGATCATAGCCCAGCGGTTGGAGCGCAGCGACTACCCTGGGTGAGAGGAAAAAATAAGGGTCCCGTACTCCAACGGAGTTCCGTAAATTCTGGGTAAACTGGGTAAAAACCGCGCTATGTTTACTTGCGATTGGTATAAGATGAAATAAACTCTGTGAAGATACTACACGGTGTTGATTTTCAATAGAACAAGTGAATGTGAAGCACGTCAATTAAGTTAATCATTTTTTTAATTGCAAAACGATAAACGCCCAAGCTGGGCGGATTTCTTTCAGGTATTTTCCCGCGCGGCCAGGATCGCTTGGACCAGTTCTTCCGGCAATTGCGGCAGCGAGGCGGCTGATTGATCGTCGTGGCTGGATTTGACTAATCGTAGCGTGGCCTGATAACTGTCCAGATAATTCCGGCATGCGGCGCAAATGGCCAGATGCGCGTCAAAAATCGCCTGTTCGGACGCGGGCAATTCCCCATCCAAATAGGCCAAGAGAAAATCCAGCACCTGTTGGCAGCTACGCTGAGTTCCAAGTTCCCGCAATTCCGCCTGTGTCATACCGCTTCCCCCTGAAAGTGCCGGTCCAAAATTTCCCGCAAAGCTTGTCGCGCACGGTGCAATCGGGTTTTAACGACCCCCTCGCTAATCATCAGGAGGTCGGCAGTCTCCGCCGTGCTCCGCTCTTCCAGGTCCCGCAACAGGATCACCGTGCGATAACTCTCGGGCAATTGATCGACCGCCCGCCGTACCAACTGCCGCATTTCAACCGTCACCAATCCATCCAGGCTCGACGCATTCCACGCGGGACCGGGATGCAGCCGGTGCCCATCGGGCAAGTATTGCGGCAATAAATCTCCAATCGCCGTCTCGGGATGTCGTTTTTGGCCGCGCAGTTTCATGAGCGCGGCGTTGACCGCGATCCGGTGCAACCACGTTCCCAATGTTGATTCTGCTTGAAAATTCGCCAACCCCCGAAATGCCGATATAAATGCTTCTTGCAACACATCCTGGGCGGTCGATTCGCAATGGATATAACGCCCAATAACCGCTAGCAGCTTTGGTCCGTAGTCGCGCACCAATTCTCCATAAGCCGTGGCCTCTTGCCGGCGCAGGCGATCCAAAAGTGTTCGTTCAGCTGAGTTGGGGGTTTCACGTGTCGGTGGGGTAGACATACCACCACCATAAACCACACCGCCTGAACTGTCTAGCGCGCAAATAACCTCTTCCCACGCTTGCCTGAAGATTGGATGCCGGTCGATAGCCTGGGGTTACACCGTCGCTGATAATTTGCCGATATCAGGGACTTTCTCCTAAGCCCCAGGGAAAAATTGGGAAATTTGGCGTGAAAGAGCCGCCTTTCGGCGTTCCCGCCCATTTTTTTGTAACCCGCCCCGGCGGTTGGCATCAAAACGGACGGAAAAGGGACACGTGTCCCGTTGGCTCAATGGAGGGTGGCTTTTATGTAAAGGCAAACCGCCGAGCCGCAATCATTCATTAAGGGTTTTTGGCACATGCAAGCGTATTTGAAAGTGGTCGCCGTGGTCGGCGTTTTGGCGGGATTGACACTTCCCCTGACGGGCTGCGGCGGCGGCACCCCCAAGGAAAAAATGGGTGACGGCAAAATGATGGACGGCAAGATGCAGGATGGCAAGATGATGGATGGAAAAATGGGCGATGGCAAGATGGAAGATGGCAAGATGATGGACGGGAAAATGGAAGACGGGAAGATGGGCGAGGGGAAGATATAGTTTGGCGGCAACTTGGGGTCGTATGGTTGATGTCCGTTGTGTCATCAAGGCGTCCCACGCGGTGGCTGTAAGTGGCCGCGTGGGGCATTTATATATGCCGTTTCCCAGAGTTTTTTCATCAGGAAAATTCGTCATGATGAATTCCACGCATGCCTGGCCCACGCCCAAGTGGCGGTTAGGGATCTGGTGTCTGCTGATTTTGCTGGCTGGGGGAGGGATATTGAGTCTGGCTGTTGGAGGGGGCGAGCAGAAAGAGACAGCCAGTTCCCCGGGATCAGCAACGGTCAAGCCGGAGGAATCGAGCATGGCTCCCGAGCTTACCGGACTGCGTACTTGGTTTAACTCCGAACCCCTCGAGCTTCGCAACTTGCGCGGCAAAGTCGTGCTGGTTCACTTTTGGACCTTTGGTTGCATCAACTGCCTGCGCAACCTCCCCCTGTATAACCAATGGCAAGCAGACTTTGCCAAGCAGGGCGTGGTCATCATTGGCGTCCATACCCCGGAATTTGACCACGAAGCCGATTCCCAAGCGGTCGCGGAACAATTAAAAAAGCACAAAATCGATTACGCCGTGGCGACCGATCCCGATTCTAAGACATGGGATGCGTTTAAGAATCGGTATTGGCCGGCGATTTATGTCATTGATCGGCAGGGCCACATCCGCCACCGCTGGGAAGGAGAATTAGAGCATAACCAAGCGGGGGGCGATGGGCAAATTCGGACGTTGGTGGAGCGTCTTTTGGCCGAACAACCTCGTTAAATCTGGCTCTCATTGTGCAACGCCACCGCGTCCTTTTGCTCTCCCAAATAACAATATCACAACCATGGACAGCACTCGACCCATTCCCGGCAGTCAGATCACTTCGGAACGGCTCTATTTCAATCGCCGGGATTTACTGCGGGCGGGTGCCATCGCGGCGACCGCCACCGCGACTGGCTTTGGTTACCGTTGGCTAAACTCTCCCGGCGGCATGGCTTTAGAATTACCGCCATTGCCCGGTTACACCCCCCGTGCGGCCACGCCCGCGGATTTGGCCAGTGGTTTTCGCACCACCGAGCCGGCCAACACCCTCATGCACATCACCAACTACAACAACTATTACGAATTCACGACCAATAAAGAGATGGTCTCTTCCAAATCGATGAATTTTCGCGCGCGTCCCTGGACATTGCGGGTGGATGGCCTGGTGCATAAGCCGCGAACCTTTGACCTGGATGAACTCTATAAGCTGTTTCCCCCCGTGGAGCGCGTCTATCGGATGCGCTGTGTCGAAGGGTGGTCGATGGTCATCCCCTGGAACGGCTTTCCCCTGCAACAGTTGCTCAACCTGGTCGAACCGACCAGCGCGGCCATGTATGTCGCCTTTGAGACGCTGCTCGATCCCGCGCGCTTTCCGGGCCAGCGGACGATGGTCCTTCCCTGGCCCTATATGGAAGGGCTCCGCCTGGATGAGGCCATGCATCCGCTCACGCTGATTGCCACGGGTATTTACGGGAAGGAACTCCCCGCCCCCAACGGCGCGCCCCTGCGCTTGGTCGTCCCCTGGAAATATGGCTTTAAGGGTATCAAGGCAATCTCGCGGATTACCCTGACCGAAATGCAGCCCAAGACCACCTGGAACGAAGCCGCCATGCAAGAATACGGCTTTTTGGCCAATGTCAACCCCGCCGTCGATCATCCCCGCTGGAGCCAAGCCACCGAACAACGCCTGGGCGAGGCGGGTCGCAGGCCCACGTTGCCGTTTAATGGTTACGCGGATCAAGTTGCGGATTTGTACCGGGGTGTGGATTTGCGTCGCTATTTCTAGTGCTCCGTCAGTATTTGGTCTTCGGATGGGTCGTAAGTCCTTAGCCCACGGTTACAGCGGCAAAAACCCGTGGGTTAGCGCCCAGCGGCTGATCAGTCAACTCGAATCTATTGCTTTGACAAGAGACTTTTTTTACAAAGTTCCGTGATTTGTTTCTGGAGAAATCGGCAATGTCCGAAATCCGCTTTTTTAAGGGAATGCTGTTAATCAATGCCGCCGTCCCGGCACTATTGCTGGCTTGGGATGCATGGTGGCGCGATCTGGGGGCCAATCCGGTCAATTTTGCCCTGCGCTCGACGGGACTATTAGCGCTGGTATTTCTCATTCTGACCCTGGCCATTACGCCATTGGCCCGCCTGACCGGTTGGAAAACACCCATCCCGCTACGGCGCATCCTGGGCGTGTATGCGTTTTTGTACGCCGCCGTGCATTTCGCGATTTTTGTGGTCTTTGACCGGGACCTAAGTTTGGCCAGCACCGCCAGCGAGATTGCCTCGCGGCTGTATTTGACGATTGGCGCGGCGGGATTACTGGCAATGCTGCCATTGGCGGTAACCTCGACTAATGGGATGATCCGCCGCCTCGGCCCGCAGCGCTGGAAATTGCTGCACCGGCTGGCGTATGTGGCGGCCATCGCGGGAGTGGCGCATTACATCTTGTTGGTCAAAGCCGATCTGGAACAACCGCTAGTCTTTGCGGCGGTATTGGCGGCACTGCTGATTTATCGGCTGGCGGCGCATTATTGGCAACTACGAAGTTTTTATCATGCCGCGCAGCGGACGGGGCAGGGGGGGGATCATCCTGTCACCATGGCAGCCACATCCGCTGTCTCGACAGTCGGCGGCTCCGGGGCGACACAAAATGGGACCGCGGCCGCCTTGTTGGGCAGGGAGGGGCACGAACAAAACACCCCCGCGACCGCGCGCGGAAAAAACTGGATGGGCCAACTGACCGTGACCCGCATCTTTCAGGAGACACCGCACGTGCGGACGTTTCGCCTGGCGGGGAATGGGGGTGAACTGCCATTTGATTATCTGCCGGGACAGTTCTTGACATTATCGCTCAATATCGACGGCCGTCCGGTCAAGCGATCCTACACGATCGCCTCCAGTCCCACGCGCGGCGCTTATTGCGAATTAACCGTCAAGCGGGAAGAGCAGGGACTGGTGTCACGGTATTTGCATGAACGCATACAACCTGGGGATGAGCTGACGGTCACCGCCCCGGGGGGAAAATTTGTGTTCACCGGCGAGGAAGCCCCGGGAATCGTGCTGATCGCGGGGGGGGTCGGCATCACGCCGCTCATGTCCAAGATTCGCTATCTGACCGATCGAGCCTGGCCGGGAGAAATCCATTTGATCTATGCGGTGCGCGACGAGTCCGATGTGATCTTTGAAGAGGAATTAGCCTATCTGCAAAAACGCCATGAAAATCTGCGGGTCTGCGTGACCTTATCCCAAGCGACCAGCGAACTGTGGACTGGCGAACGGGGACGGGTGTCGCTAGAGCTTTTGGAACGCAAAATTCCCCGTTATCGCGATTTTCCGCTGCACATTTGCGGACCGGGCGAAATGAACAAGGCGGTCAAGCAACTCTTGTTAGACGCGGGTATCCCGGCCGAGCAGATCCGGCAGGAATCGTTTGGAGCGGCCAAGGCCAAACCCGCAACCCCCCACGAACCCGCAGAGGCAAGCATGGCGACCGCCCCCGCGACAAACAACACCGCGGGGGGATCCCCACGCGGCGTGACGCGGCATGCTGCGCTGGCCGGGTCCATGCCCAATGCCGCGCAGGCGGCGACGACAGCCCCGGCAGCATTGTCTGCCCCGATGGCCAACCTGGCGCGAATAGAGTTTGCCCGTTCGGGCAAATCGGTCAGTGTGGGTCCGACGACAACGATTCTAGAAGCGGCTGAGCAGATTGGCGTGCCGCTGGATTATGATTGCCGTTCCGGAGTGTGCGGCACGTGCAAGGTGAAACTGCTGCGCGGCCAGGTGCGGATGGCCAACCGCGACGCCCTGGAACCGAGCGACGTCGCGGCCAATATCATCCTAGGCTGTCAGGCGGTTTGCCAGGGACCCGTGAGCATCGACGCGTAAAGCCTAATTACTTCCCACTCCCCACTTTCCACTCCTCACCATCCACTACCCCACTTCCACCAGTTTACTAGCCGGGACGGGGAATTGTCGGCACAGGTCAAAGACTTCGCCATGCAGCCGGCGGTGCATTTTTTCATCCTCCGGCTGGCGCAGCGCCTGCAAAATCCAGCCCGCGATGGTCTTCATTTCTGTCACGCCCATGCCGCGGGTGGTGAGCGCGGGAGTCCCCAGGCGGATGCCGCTGGGGTCCATCGGTTTGCGCTCGTCATAGGGGATCATGTTTTTATTGCAGGTGATGCCGCACTTATCTAGCGCCTGTTCGGCCACTTTGCCGCTGGTTCCCAACACCGTCACATCGACCAAGAGCAAATGGTTTTCGGTGCCGCCGCTAACTAGCCGCGCCCCGCCCGACAGCAGTTCCGCGGCCAGGGTTTGGGCGTTGGCAATGACTTGTTGGATGTACAATTTGTAATCGGGGCGGAGCGCCTCGCCAAAGCAGATCGCCTTGCCCGCGACCACATGCATCAGCGGGCCCCCCTGGAGGCCGGGGAACACGTTGCGGTCCAGGTCCTTGGCGTATTCGCTTTTGCACAAGACCAGCCCCGCGCGCGGGCCGCGCAGCGTTTTATGCGTGGTCGTGCTGACAAAATCCGCCACCGGCACGGGATTATGGTGCAGGCCCGCCGCCACCAATCCCGCATAATGCGCCATATCGACAAACAGCTTGGCCCCCACGGATTTAGCAATCTCCGCGAATTTGTCATGGGGAATTTCACGCGGATACGCGCTTGCCCCGGCGACGATCAGCTTGGGACGATGTTCCCGCGCGAGCGCCGCCACCTGGTCAAAGTCGATTCGGTGGGTGTCGCGGGTCACGCCATAACTAACAAAGTTATACAAAATGCCGCTGATGTTCAGCTTCATGCCGTGCGTCAGGTGGCCGCCATGGGCCAGGTCCAGGCCCAGCACCGTGTCGCCGGGTTGTAGCGTGGAGAGGTAGACGGCCATATTGGCCTGGCTGCCGGAGTGGGGTTGCACGTTGGCATGTTCCGCGCCAAACAGTTGCTTGGCCCGGTCGCGAGCCAAATTTTCGACAATGTCGACGTACTCGCACCCGCCATAATACCGTCGGCCGGGATACCCCTCGGCGTATTTGTTGGTCAGCACGCTGCCGACCGCCTGCATGATGGCGGGACTAGTGTAGTTCTCGCTGGCGATCATCTCCAGCCCTTCCTGCTGGCGATTGATTTCCGCTTCGATGGCATCCCAGACGGGGCGGTCTTCGATTTCGATAAAATTCATAGTGCGCGTGGCAAGTGAAGAAAACGTGTTAAAACCCTATTGTCGCCAAAGGGGAAAAAACGTCAATTGGGCGCGGGGAGGTAATCCTAATGCAGAATTCAGAATTCAGAATGCAGAATTTTTAATACAAGCTGCAGTTACTTATCAGCCGCCACTTGATTTACCAGCGACTCCCCCCGCTCAAAGGCGGTCAAATTGGCTACCGTGGTCAGGGCGATCTGTTTCAGGGCGTCCGCGGTAAAAAAAGCCTGGTGCCCCGTGATCAGCACATTATTAAAAGTGAGCAGCCGCGTGAAAATGTCGTCGTGGATCACTTTTTGGCTAAAATCCTCAAAAAACAGGTCCCCTTCTTCTTCATAGACATCCAGGCCCAGGTAGCCCAGGTGCCCCGATTTGAGGGCGCAAATAGCCGCCGCGGCATCCACCAGCGCGCCGCGACTGGTGTTGATCAACATGACCCCCCGTTTCATCTGGGCAAAAGCCGCTTCATTGATCAAATGATAGGTACTGGGTAAGAGCGGGCAATGTAGCGTGATAATATCCGCCTGGGCCAGTACATCCGGAAGAGATGCATATTGCACCCCCGCCGCCACACAGGCGGGATTTTCCACAACATCATGGGCCAGCACCCGGCAGCCAAATCCCAGTAAGATGCGGGCCGCGCACTCCCCTATTTTACCCGTGCCGATCACGCCGACGGTCCGCCCATGCATGTCAAAGCCCAGCAGTCCGGCGAGGTTAAAATTTCCCTCGCGGACGCGGTTGTACGCTTTGTGAAATTTACGATTGAGGGCGAGCATCATCCCGACGGCATGTTCGGCGACGGCATAGGGACTGTAGGCGGGCACGCGGAGAATGGTCAGTCCCAGCCTGGCCGCCGCGCGCAGGTCGACCTGGTTAAAACCCGCGCAGCGCAGGGTAATGAGCCGCGTTCCCTCGGCGGCAAGATACTCCAGCACGGGCGCGTCGAGTTGGTCGCTGACAAAAGCGCAGATCGCCGGAAAGCCCGCCGCCAGCTTAACGCTTTCGGGAGTGAGCCGCGGGGAATAAAAGACCAGTTCGTGCCCCGCCTGGGTGTTGGCCGCCAGCAGGGACTCTTGGTCATACGGTTTGGTGCTAAAAACGGCGGTGCGCATGGAATGAGAATTAAAAATTAAGAATTATCAATTAAGAATGGGGACAATGGTTGAAACCGAATTACAAAAAAGATCTTTTTGTTGTCATGCTTTCCCAGCTTATCAGATAGCGCATTTTTATACAAAGATGAGAATAATTTTATCGATAGCCAAGTGTAGATGGGTTCTAAAACGCAAAGCCTTTTTTCAAGAATACATAATGTCCGCAACAATTTTTATTTTTTAATTCTGCATTCTTAATTTAAATTCACTCCCCCAATTCACTCAGCAGCCGGCGGATTTCCCGTTGATAGCCCAGGCGTTCGTCGGCCAGCGAATCTTCTTGGGCTTGCAGGCGCTGGCGTTCCCGCGCCAATTCTTGTTCTTGCATCGAAAGCCTGGCCGCCAATCCCGCAAAATCCTGTTCCCGCTCGCGCACCCATTGCTCGAGCGTTTGTTGCCGCTGGGACAGTTTATGTTGTTCGCTGGGCAAAGCGGTGAGAATGGATTCCAGTTTGCGGCGTTCCTCGGCCAGTTGGTCGGTCTGCAACCGGTAAAATTCAGCCAGCCGGCCCCGCGCCCGCAATAGTCCCTCGGCCAGTTGCGCGGCGGGTAGCCTGCCCGATAACTCCGTGGCAATTTCCTCGAGCGCCAGGCGATCCTGTAGCAAGTCCCGCTGCGCCAGCGTCAGTTCCGCGCGTAATTGTTCCACCGCCGCGCGACGCGTCTCCAATTGTTGCTGAGCCACGTTGACCGCCGCCAATTGTTCGATTCCGCGGGCTTGTTCCCGCGCTTGTCGTTCGGCAAAATCCCGCTCGGCCAGGCGCATCTGGCTGGCCCAGTCGCGTTCTTGGGCCAGCAATTTATCGTGGCGGAGTTCCCATTCGCGGCGGGCGCAGTCCAGCCAATGTTCGCTGGCCAAGAGGCGTTCGCGGCGACCGGCTAATTCGCGCACTTCGCGGATAAAATGTTCCAATTCTTGTTCCAGGCGATCTGCGGGGGCAACTTCGCATTCTGCAATATCAAATTCGCCGACCGCACCGGCGGTCGGTTGAGTGTTTTTTTGCTCGGCGGCTCGGAGCGGGTGGGCGGGATCGCCCGTTGAGGGCCGTGCCGCGCAAGCGCCGCGCAGGCTGCCGATGCTAATCGGCTGGGGGACTTGGCCATCGAGAAATTGCCGCACGACCATGCGCAGGGCGGCCAGACGTCGTTCCAGCAGCTCCGCCTCCACGGTGAGGCAGGCGGTCTGTTCATGCAGGGCGGTACTTTGCGCTCGTTTGTGGGTTTCGTGGCGTTCCAGCTCTCCCGCGCGCTCGGACAGATTTCGTTCCCAGTCGCGCAATTGCGCTTCGCGGATTTCCAGTTCGGCTTGTCGCCGCGCCAGCTGGTCGGTGTCGGCCTCTAGACGCGCGGAGCGCGTGGCCAGTTCATGGTTGGCCGCTTCATAAGCCAGTTGTTGCTCGGCGCTGCGCGCGTGTTGTTCGCGCAATAGCAACTGCGTGCCTCGGGCGAATTCCTCCGCCTGGGCGGTTTGGGCCAAAATGTTGGCCTCGCGGCGGTCCAGGTCGGATTGACGTTCGGCCAGGATGCGGGCAACTTGACGGAGCTGCGTGAGCGATGATTGCCAGGCGTTCCATTCGACCGGAGTGGGCAAATCCGTTTCGCCCGTGGTCTCTTGCCAAATTTGCCGGACATTTTCGGCAAGGGCGGGGTCGGCGTCCCAGTCTTGCCAGGCGGATTGCAGCGCGTTTTCCGCCATCCGCAAATTTTCCAACAGGCGTTCGGTGGCGGGTTGCTCCGGGGAAAGCGCTTCCAGGGGGGATGGAGTGGGGGAGGCGTGGCTAAACTCCTGCGTAGCCCGCAGTAGACCCGCGGCCTGGGAATTGGCCTTGTCGGTCGTGACCGCCAGAGGAGCGTCGATATGGGGGGCATGCGCGACATGGCTCGACTGGCTTTGGCCCAGGGGATGCGCGGTATCCAAGCGCATTTCCCGTGGGGAATCGGCCAGATTTGACCCGCTTCGCGGGTGAGTCGCGGGATCGGATGTCGCTGCCATATCCACCACCCGTCGTCCTGAATTGCGTGATCGTTAAAGTTTGCCAAAGGGGAATGGCACCGGGATAATCGACGTTTGGCCGGACATACCTTAGCCAAAAGCCCGCGTCGGGGGGAAATAATCGATGTTTGGCGAATAGGCCCACGTGATTTCCAAAAAAAAACCGACATGCAAGCATGTCGGCGGGGTGGCTACGATTGTATTTTTTAAGGGAAGGATTCCCGCTAGCAGCTAGCTAGTCTTCTTCTGCGGCGTCATCTTCTTCATCCCATTCCTCGTCGTCATCCTCGTCATCGTCATCGAGGTCGTCGTCTTCTTCCTCGTCCCAGTCCTCGTCTTCATCCTCGTCGTCCCAATCTTCATCGTCTTCGTCTTCATCCTCGTCTTCTTCGTCGTCGTCGACTTCTTCCCATTCATCCTCTTCTAAATCGTCACCTTCTTCGTCTTCCTCTTCGTCATCCTCCCATTCTTCGTCCTCATCATCCTCGTCATCGTCCAGATCGTCTTCTTCCTCTTCGTCCCAGTCTTCGTCTTCATCCTCGGCGGCGCAAAATGGCAGCGCCACGGATGCGACCCGGGCCGTGGCCCAAGCTTGGATCGATTCTTCCAGCCATTCCTCGAACATCAGGGGACCAGGACTTGTGGTCATCAGCGGTTTTCTCCTCATGTAAACGTATGTGATTTGCAAAGCAATTCTGATGATGTGAATTACAGGACAGGTTCGCCGGAATCCGATAACGCCGCGGCCAGTGGCACATCCGCGCCGGTGGGGGACCGGCCATCGGAAATGGACGGTGCCTCCGCCAGGACACTGGATTTACGCAACTGTTCGGCCCGGGGCAGCTCGTCGAGATGCCGCAGACCGAAAACCTGCATAAATTTTTTAGTTGTTCCGTATAATAAGGGGCGGCCAAGGTCATCGGTCCGGCCAATTATTCGCACAAAATCCCGTTCCAATAACTGACGCAACAAGTCACCGCACTGCACGCCGCGAATGGCCTCCACCTCGGACCGTAATAAGGGCTGGCGATAGGCAATCACGGCCAGCGTCTCCAACGCCGGACCGCTGAGGCGAACCTCCAACGAGGTCTGCAGCAATTTTCTCAGCCATGGTCCAAACTGCGGCCGTGAAAATAACTGGTATCCTCCCGCGATCTCCCGCACCACAAACGCACTACCCGAGCTATCATAAAACGCATTCAAACGGCGTATCACTGTACGGGCCGCCGTCCCGTCTGGCAAGTCGGTTAACTGCGCAATCTTGCGGCTGGTCAAAGGTTCACGCGCGATAAACAAAATCGCCTCCACCTTGGCCATCACGGGATCGCGACGAACGGGGCAGGAAACGGGTTGGGA
The sequence above is drawn from the Pirellulales bacterium genome and encodes:
- the scpB gene encoding SMC-Scp complex subunit ScpB, producing MAKVEAILFIAREPLTSRKIAQLTDLPDGTAARTVIRRLNAFYDSSGSAFVVREIAGGYQLFSRPQFGPWLRKLLQTSLEVRLSGPALETLAVIAYRQPLLRSEVEAIRGVQCGDLLRQLLERDFVRIIGRTDDLGRPLLYGTTKKFMQVFGLRHLDELPRAEQLRKSSVLAEAPSISDGRSPTGADVPLAAALSDSGEPVL